Proteins found in one Palaeococcus ferrophilus DSM 13482 genomic segment:
- a CDS encoding HIT family protein — MRCPFCRPDESAVLYYDEEIRILLDSYPANRGHVLVVPARHVERWEELEPGEKMALLHGVELTMGKLKEVLAPDGFNVGINLGDAAGQTVKHLHVHVIPRYKGDCGRPRGGVRKAVLDVEDENLNMRERWLKNRFGEDEVKMLKEAFAQNEKSDE, encoded by the coding sequence ATGAGGTGTCCCTTCTGTCGGCCCGATGAGAGTGCCGTGCTGTACTATGATGAAGAGATTAGGATACTGCTCGACTCGTATCCCGCGAACAGGGGGCACGTCCTGGTAGTCCCGGCGAGGCACGTCGAGAGATGGGAAGAACTCGAGCCCGGGGAGAAGATGGCTCTCCTCCATGGTGTTGAATTGACCATGGGAAAGCTTAAGGAAGTCCTCGCGCCGGACGGCTTCAACGTGGGTATAAACCTCGGGGATGCCGCGGGTCAGACGGTGAAGCACCTCCACGTCCACGTCATTCCCCGCTATAAGGGGGACTGCGGGAGGCCCAGGGGAGGGGTTAGGAAGGCTGTGCTGGATGTGGAGGACGAGAACCTGAACATGCGGGAAAGGTGGCTCAAAAACCGGTTTGGGGAGGATGAAGTAAAAATGTTAAAGGAGGCGTTTGCTCAGAACGAGAAGAGCGATGAGTGA